One Euphorbia lathyris chromosome 1, ddEupLath1.1, whole genome shotgun sequence DNA segment encodes these proteins:
- the LOC136227807 gene encoding coiled-coil domain-containing protein SCD2 isoform X3, producing the protein MSVRSTLVPPSKSSIRTPISIPPIEPPSSRNREKRFTSDVGQIKSKDNGDQREASALRDELDMLQEENEVVLDKLRLAESKREEAEARAKELEKQVAALGEGVSLEAKLLSRKEAALRQREAALKAAKQNKDGRDEEIANLRSELESLKEGATTAVEQFREAESEAKALRTMTQRMILTQEEMEEVVLKRCWLARYWGLAVHYGICADIATVKHEHWSALAPLPFEIVISAGQKAKEESLDTDRSKPVRDMSDLTGEGNIESMLSVEMGLRELASLKVEDAVVLALAQHRRPNLKSSVDPKFTEAHELSEEEGEDVIFKEAWLTYFWRRAKMHAVEEDIAEERLQYWISRSGQTPSSHDAVDVERGLLELRKLSIEQQLWEASRREIDQLSSGSFANHRHTDSDVSY; encoded by the exons ATGTCTGTTCGTAGTACTTTAGTACCGCCAAGTAAATCATCCATAAGAACACCAATTTCTATACCTCCCATCGAGCCTCCCTCAAGCAGGAACAGAGAAAAAAG GTTCACTTCAGATGTGGGGCAAATCAAGTCCAAAGATAATGGAGATCAGCGTGAAGCATCAGCACTTCGTGATGAG CTTGATATGTTACAAGAGGAGAATGAAGTTGTACTTGACAAG CTTCGTCTTGCTGAAAGTAAACGTGAGGAGGCAGAAGCCAGGGCCAAGGAGCTTGAAAAGCAG GTTGCTGCTCTTGGAGAAGGTGTGTCACTTGAAGCTAAATTGTTAAGCAG GAAAGAAGCAGCATTGCGTCAAAGAGAG GCTGCTCTTAAGGCAGCAAAACAGAATAAAGATGGAAGAGATGAAGAAATTGCAAACCTCCGATCAGAACTTGAG AGCCTGAAAGAAGGAGCTACAACAGCTGTGGAACAGTTCCGAGAAGCAGAATCTGAAGCAAAAGCTCTTCGCACAATGACACAGAGAATGATCTTGACCCAGGAAGAGATG GAAGAAGTTGTGTTGAAGAGATGTTGGCTTGCTCGTTACTGGGGTTTAGCTGTACATTATG GCATTTGTGCTGACATAGCTACAGTAAAGCATGAGCATTGGTCTGCTTTGGCTCCTCTGCCATTTGAAATTGTCATTTCTGCTGGACAAAAGGCGAAGGAGGAGTCTTTGGAtacag ATAGGAGCAAACCTGTTCGTGATATGAGTGATCTAACTGGAGAAGGAAATATTGAGAGTATGCTTTCAGTTGAAATGGGATTGAGAGAATTGGCTTCTTTGAAG GTTGAAGATGCTGTTGTGCTTGCTCTGGCCCAGCACAGACGACCAA ATTTGAAATCATCAGTTGATCCAAAATTCACCGAGGCCCATG AATTAAGTGAAGAAGAGGGAGAAGATGTTATTTTCAAAGAG GCATGGCTTACATACTTCTGGCGAAGAGCCAAAATGCATGCTGTGGAAGAAGATATTGCAGAAGAGCGGCTTCAGTATTGGATCAGTCGCAGTGGACAAACCCCATCTTCACATGATGCTGTGGATG TTGAACGAGGTTTATTGGAGCTGAGGAAGTTGAGCATAGAGCAACAGCTCTGGGAAGCGTCTCGGAGAGAAATCGACCAGCTCTCTTCCGGCTCATTTGCCAATCACAGACATACAGACTCCGATGTCTCCTATTGA
- the LOC136227807 gene encoding coiled-coil domain-containing protein SCD2 isoform X1, translating into MDRRRTGSPVYARQWSGSSTGSSSPAMSPAHPSSRLGTGMSTIKRTQNVAAKAAAQRLAQVMASQTADDDDEDDDLGFRYSAPPPPAPSSFSSSLNHNGHNSFTPAISVTRPNRSPSPALGRNFAEHVPSVRSTSAGRPSMSVRSTLVPPSKSSIRTPISIPPIEPPSSRNREKRFTSDVGQIKSKDNGDQREASALRDELDMLQEENEVVLDKLRLAESKREEAEARAKELEKQVAALGEGVSLEAKLLSRKEAALRQREAALKAAKQNKDGRDEEIANLRSELESLKEGATTAVEQFREAESEAKALRTMTQRMILTQEEMEEVVLKRCWLARYWGLAVHYGICADIATVKHEHWSALAPLPFEIVISAGQKAKEESLDTDRSKPVRDMSDLTGEGNIESMLSVEMGLRELASLKVEDAVVLALAQHRRPNLKSSVDPKFTEAHELSEEEGEDVIFKEAWLTYFWRRAKMHAVEEDIAEERLQYWISRSGQTPSSHDAVDVERGLLELRKLSIEQQLWEASRREIDQLSSGSFANHRHTDSDVSY; encoded by the exons ATGGATCGGAGGAGGACTGGAAGCCCTGTGTATGCGCGCCAGTGGAGTGGCTCCAGCACGGGATCTTCCTCGCCGGCCATGTCTCCGGCGCATCCTAGCTCCCGGCTAGGCACAGGCATGTCAACAATCAAGCGAACTCAAAACGTTGCCGCGAAAGCGGCAGCTCAGCGGCTTGCACAAGTGATGGCGTCACAGACTGCCGACGATGATGACGAGGATGACGATCTAGGGTTCCGATACAGTGCTCCGCCTCCTCCTGCTCCGTCTAGTTTCAGCAGTAGTCTCAATCACAACGGACATAATAGCTTTACTCCTGCCATTTCGGTTACTAGACCTAATAGATCTCCTTCTCCTGCG TTAGGTCGGAACTTTGCAGAGCATGTTCCTTCCGTGCGTTCCACATCAGCTGGAAGGCCATCAATGTCTGTTCGTAGTACTTTAGTACCGCCAAGTAAATCATCCATAAGAACACCAATTTCTATACCTCCCATCGAGCCTCCCTCAAGCAGGAACAGAGAAAAAAG GTTCACTTCAGATGTGGGGCAAATCAAGTCCAAAGATAATGGAGATCAGCGTGAAGCATCAGCACTTCGTGATGAG CTTGATATGTTACAAGAGGAGAATGAAGTTGTACTTGACAAG CTTCGTCTTGCTGAAAGTAAACGTGAGGAGGCAGAAGCCAGGGCCAAGGAGCTTGAAAAGCAG GTTGCTGCTCTTGGAGAAGGTGTGTCACTTGAAGCTAAATTGTTAAGCAG GAAAGAAGCAGCATTGCGTCAAAGAGAG GCTGCTCTTAAGGCAGCAAAACAGAATAAAGATGGAAGAGATGAAGAAATTGCAAACCTCCGATCAGAACTTGAG AGCCTGAAAGAAGGAGCTACAACAGCTGTGGAACAGTTCCGAGAAGCAGAATCTGAAGCAAAAGCTCTTCGCACAATGACACAGAGAATGATCTTGACCCAGGAAGAGATG GAAGAAGTTGTGTTGAAGAGATGTTGGCTTGCTCGTTACTGGGGTTTAGCTGTACATTATG GCATTTGTGCTGACATAGCTACAGTAAAGCATGAGCATTGGTCTGCTTTGGCTCCTCTGCCATTTGAAATTGTCATTTCTGCTGGACAAAAGGCGAAGGAGGAGTCTTTGGAtacag ATAGGAGCAAACCTGTTCGTGATATGAGTGATCTAACTGGAGAAGGAAATATTGAGAGTATGCTTTCAGTTGAAATGGGATTGAGAGAATTGGCTTCTTTGAAG GTTGAAGATGCTGTTGTGCTTGCTCTGGCCCAGCACAGACGACCAA ATTTGAAATCATCAGTTGATCCAAAATTCACCGAGGCCCATG AATTAAGTGAAGAAGAGGGAGAAGATGTTATTTTCAAAGAG GCATGGCTTACATACTTCTGGCGAAGAGCCAAAATGCATGCTGTGGAAGAAGATATTGCAGAAGAGCGGCTTCAGTATTGGATCAGTCGCAGTGGACAAACCCCATCTTCACATGATGCTGTGGATG TTGAACGAGGTTTATTGGAGCTGAGGAAGTTGAGCATAGAGCAACAGCTCTGGGAAGCGTCTCGGAGAGAAATCGACCAGCTCTCTTCCGGCTCATTTGCCAATCACAGACATACAGACTCCGATGTCTCCTATTGA
- the LOC136227807 gene encoding coiled-coil domain-containing protein SCD2 isoform X2 encodes MDRRRTGSPVYARQWSGSSTGSSSPAMSPAHPSSRLGTGMSTIKRTQNVAAKAAAQRLAQVMASQTADDDDEDDDLGFRYSAPPPPAPSSFSSSLNHNGHNSFTPAISVTRPNRSPSPALGRNFAEHVPSVRSTSAGRPSMSVRSTLVPPSKSSIRTPISIPPIEPPSSRNREKRFTSDVGQIKSKDNGDQREASALRDELDMLQEENEVVLDKLRLAESKREEAEARAKELEKQVAALGEGVSLEAKLLSRKEAALRQREAALKAAKQNKDGRDEEIANLRSELESLKEGATTAVEQFREAESEAKALRTMTQRMILTQEEMEEVVLKRCWLARYWGLAVHYGICADIATVKHEHWSALAPLPFEIVISAGQKAKEESLDTDRSKPVRDMSDLTGEGNIESMLSVEMGLRELASLKVEDAVVLALAQHRRPNLKSSVDPKFTEAHGKKHIPICQCCPLIK; translated from the exons ATGGATCGGAGGAGGACTGGAAGCCCTGTGTATGCGCGCCAGTGGAGTGGCTCCAGCACGGGATCTTCCTCGCCGGCCATGTCTCCGGCGCATCCTAGCTCCCGGCTAGGCACAGGCATGTCAACAATCAAGCGAACTCAAAACGTTGCCGCGAAAGCGGCAGCTCAGCGGCTTGCACAAGTGATGGCGTCACAGACTGCCGACGATGATGACGAGGATGACGATCTAGGGTTCCGATACAGTGCTCCGCCTCCTCCTGCTCCGTCTAGTTTCAGCAGTAGTCTCAATCACAACGGACATAATAGCTTTACTCCTGCCATTTCGGTTACTAGACCTAATAGATCTCCTTCTCCTGCG TTAGGTCGGAACTTTGCAGAGCATGTTCCTTCCGTGCGTTCCACATCAGCTGGAAGGCCATCAATGTCTGTTCGTAGTACTTTAGTACCGCCAAGTAAATCATCCATAAGAACACCAATTTCTATACCTCCCATCGAGCCTCCCTCAAGCAGGAACAGAGAAAAAAG GTTCACTTCAGATGTGGGGCAAATCAAGTCCAAAGATAATGGAGATCAGCGTGAAGCATCAGCACTTCGTGATGAG CTTGATATGTTACAAGAGGAGAATGAAGTTGTACTTGACAAG CTTCGTCTTGCTGAAAGTAAACGTGAGGAGGCAGAAGCCAGGGCCAAGGAGCTTGAAAAGCAG GTTGCTGCTCTTGGAGAAGGTGTGTCACTTGAAGCTAAATTGTTAAGCAG GAAAGAAGCAGCATTGCGTCAAAGAGAG GCTGCTCTTAAGGCAGCAAAACAGAATAAAGATGGAAGAGATGAAGAAATTGCAAACCTCCGATCAGAACTTGAG AGCCTGAAAGAAGGAGCTACAACAGCTGTGGAACAGTTCCGAGAAGCAGAATCTGAAGCAAAAGCTCTTCGCACAATGACACAGAGAATGATCTTGACCCAGGAAGAGATG GAAGAAGTTGTGTTGAAGAGATGTTGGCTTGCTCGTTACTGGGGTTTAGCTGTACATTATG GCATTTGTGCTGACATAGCTACAGTAAAGCATGAGCATTGGTCTGCTTTGGCTCCTCTGCCATTTGAAATTGTCATTTCTGCTGGACAAAAGGCGAAGGAGGAGTCTTTGGAtacag ATAGGAGCAAACCTGTTCGTGATATGAGTGATCTAACTGGAGAAGGAAATATTGAGAGTATGCTTTCAGTTGAAATGGGATTGAGAGAATTGGCTTCTTTGAAG GTTGAAGATGCTGTTGTGCTTGCTCTGGCCCAGCACAGACGACCAA ATTTGAAATCATCAGTTGATCCAAAATTCACCGAGGCCCATGGTAAGAAGCATATCCCTATTTGTCAGTGTTGTCCATT AATTAAGTGA
- the LOC136229747 gene encoding acyl carrier protein 1, chloroplastic — protein MASISASCLRFQPLLLQSQTSTKSNLKMVSVNWAKKAYRFRVSCAAKPETVEKVCGIVRKQLALAPEISLTPESKFSDLGADSLDTVEIVMGLEEEFDISVEEDSSQNITTVQEAADLIEKLVEKKPEVAS, from the exons ATGGCTTCAATCTCAGCTTCTTGCCTCCGCTTCCAACCTTTGCTTCTCCAGTCCCAG ACTTCGACCAAGTCCAATTTAAAAATGGTTTCCGTAAATTGGGCGAAGAAGGCATATCGCTTCCGCGTCTCATGTGCG GCAAAAccagaaacggtggagaaagtTTGTGGAATTGTGAGAAAACAACTGGCTTTGGCTCCTGAGATCTCTCTCACCCCTGAATCTAAGTTCTCAGATCTTGGTGCTGATTCTCTCGACACC GTGGAGATAGTAATGGGTTTAGAGGAAGAATTTGATATTAGTGTTGAAGAAGATAGCTCTCAGAATATTACAACTGTGCAAGAGGCAGCAGATTTGATAGAGAAACTTGTTGAAAAGAAACCTGAAGTTGCAAGTTAa
- the LOC136227835 gene encoding mitochondrial phosphate carrier protein 3, mitochondrial-like codes for MAISDHSRGHSLIPSFLYSPSSRDAALFDFQPSPLNSDHGFHKSSADGGKSFVIPAPNEKIKIQMYSPAFYAASAAGGILSCGITHTAVTPLDLVKCNMQIDPSKYKSVTSGFGVLLKEQGVKGLFKGWTPTLLGYSAQGACKMGFYEFFKKYYSDIAGPEYASKYKTLIYLAGSASTELIADVALCPMEAVKVRVQTQPGFARGLADGMPKIIRSEGYAGLYKGLVPLWGRQVPYTMMKFVTFETIVEQIYKHVIPTPKEQCSKSLQLGISFAGGYVAGVLCAIVSHPADNMVSFLNNAKGATAADAIKKIGWKGLFTRGLPLRIVMIGTLTGAQWGIYDAFKVFVGLPTTGGVPPPVAAEA; via the exons ATGGCCATCTCCGATCACTCGCGCGGCCATTCTCTCATCCCTTCCTTTCTCTACTCTCCTAGCTCCCGCGACGCCGCATTATTTGACTTTCAACCTTCACCGCTCAACTCCGATCATGGATTCCATAAATCATCTGCCGACGGAGGGAAGAGCTTCGTCATTCCTGCACCTAATGAGAAGATCAAAATCCAGATGTACTCACCGGCTTTTTATGCTGCGTCTGCGGCCGGTGGGATTTTAAGCTGCGGCATCACTCACACGGCAGTCACTCCTCTTGATCTAGTCAAGTGCAATATGCAG ATTGACCCTTCAAAGTACAAGAGCGTGACATCTGGATTTGGAGTGTTGCTTAAAGAGCAGGGTGTTAAAGGTCTCTTTAAGGGATGGACACCAACCCTGCTTGGTTACAGTGCTCAGGGTGCCTGCAAAATGGGATTCTACGAATTTTTTAAGAAGTACTATTCAGACATTGCTGGACCTGAATATGCTTCCAAATACAAGACTTTAATTTATCTTGCTGGTTCTGCATCCACTGAACTCATTGCTGATGTTGCCCTCTGCCCTATGGAAGCTGTCAAAGTTCGTGTGCAAACTCAGCCCGGTTTTGCACGAGGCTTGGCTGATGGCATGCCTAAGATCATCAGGTCTGAAGGTTACGCAGG GTTATATAAAGGGCTTGTTCCTCTCTGGGGACGTCAAGTTCCAT ATACAATGATGAAATTTGTAACCTTCGAGACAATTGTGGAGCAAATATACAAACATGTAATCCCAACGCCGAAAGAGCAGTGCAGTAAAAGTTTGCAGCTCGGAATCAGCTTTGCTGGTGGATATGTTGCTGGTGTGCTCTGTGCTATTGTCTCTCATCCAGCTGATAACATGGTGTCATTCCTCAACAATGCTAAGGGAGCTACTGCCGCTGAT GCAATTAAGAAGATAGGATGGAAGGGCCTCTTCACCCGTGGACTTCCTCTCAGAATTGTGATGATCGGAACTCTAACTGGGGCGCAATGGGGCATCTATGATGCTTTTAAAGTGTTTGTTGGGCT GCCAACTACTGGTGGTGTTCCTCCCCCTGTTGCTGCTGAGGCTTGA